A stretch of Geomonas oryzisoli DNA encodes these proteins:
- a CDS encoding type II toxin-antitoxin system VapC family toxin: protein MRRWLLDTNILSEIRKPKPQPKVINFIKQQPIETLFVSTVTFAEFRFGIELLEDAGRRAELNDWLTLRVRPMFEGRTLEITEEVMFKWRMLVDVGRKQGHTFTQPDLLIAATAIIYGMTVVTRDASDYKLTRASIFNPWADPVPS from the coding sequence ATGAGGCGATGGCTGTTGGATACGAATATCCTTTCGGAGATTCGCAAACCAAAGCCTCAGCCGAAGGTTATCAACTTCATCAAACAACAACCCATAGAAACTTTATTTGTCAGTACGGTGACCTTTGCAGAGTTCCGATTTGGCATTGAACTGCTCGAAGATGCGGGACGGCGGGCCGAATTGAACGACTGGTTGACCCTCAGAGTTCGCCCGATGTTTGAGGGTCGCACTCTTGAGATTACTGAAGAAGTCATGTTTAAGTGGAGGATGCTTGTTGACGTTGGACGCAAGCAGGGGCACACATTTACGCAACCAGATCTGTTGATCGCTGCCACCGCGATCATCTATGGCATGACTGTCGTGACAAGAGATGCCTCAGACTACAAGCTTACCCGTGCTTCTATTTTTAATCCCTGGGCTGATCCCGTTCCCTCTTAA
- a CDS encoding GlxA family transcriptional regulator, producing MSVPSVAVVAINHFSPFHFSVPCIIFGDVLPGQKLFNLTICAGEPGALRSRQGFSIETCVGLEALEEADIVIVPYWRDPSERPNQELLDALVAAYQRGALVVGLCLGTYVLAYAGLLDDRRAGTHWEFEQDFVTRFPNVELDTNALYVEDERLVTSAGTAAGLDCCLYLVHRVHGRAIANKVARRMVIPPHREGGQAQFIEQPVPLSTRDANVNKLLEYLRNNLTEEHSLDELADYSLMSRRTFTRHFQKATGMSVGAWLMSERLQRSQELLETTGHSIERIAELVGFQSASSLRQHFRARFNVTPTEWRKTFHPGSPGA from the coding sequence ATGTCGGTTCCGTCTGTTGCAGTCGTTGCCATCAACCACTTCAGCCCGTTCCACTTCTCGGTGCCGTGCATCATCTTCGGCGACGTTCTGCCCGGTCAAAAGCTTTTCAACCTGACGATCTGTGCGGGAGAGCCCGGTGCCTTGCGCTCCCGCCAGGGCTTCAGCATCGAGACGTGCGTCGGGCTGGAGGCCCTGGAGGAAGCGGACATCGTCATCGTCCCCTACTGGCGTGATCCCTCAGAGAGGCCGAACCAGGAGTTGCTCGATGCCCTGGTTGCGGCGTACCAGCGTGGCGCCCTGGTGGTTGGGCTGTGCCTGGGAACCTACGTCCTCGCTTACGCCGGCCTGCTGGATGACCGCCGGGCCGGTACCCACTGGGAGTTCGAGCAGGACTTTGTCACCCGTTTCCCCAATGTAGAGTTAGACACCAACGCCCTCTACGTCGAAGACGAACGGTTGGTCACCTCGGCCGGGACCGCGGCCGGTCTCGACTGCTGTCTCTACCTGGTGCATCGGGTACATGGCCGGGCCATCGCCAACAAAGTTGCACGGCGCATGGTCATCCCGCCGCATCGCGAAGGCGGCCAGGCGCAGTTCATCGAGCAGCCCGTCCCCCTTTCCACCCGCGACGCCAACGTCAACAAGCTGCTCGAATATCTGCGCAACAACCTCACCGAGGAGCACAGCCTGGACGAACTGGCGGATTACAGCCTAATGAGTCGCCGCACCTTCACCCGGCACTTCCAGAAAGCCACCGGTATGTCCGTCGGCGCGTGGCTCATGAGCGAGCGTTTGCAACGGAGCCAGGAGCTATTGGAGACCACCGGCCACTCCATAGAGAGGATAGCCGAACTGGTCGGTTTCCAGTCCGCCTCCTCTCTGCGTCAGCATTTCCGGGCCCGATTCAACGTCACCCCCACCGAATGGCGCAAGACCTTCCACCCCGGCAGCCCCGGTGCCTGA
- a CDS encoding MBL fold metallo-hydrolase, producing MKFIQVRNATAKLEYGGKRFLIDPVLSEKGAYPPFAGTVNQHLRNPLVDLPVPVKTLLDVDAVIVTHTHLDHWDEAARNLIPKTMTIFAQNEKDAALLREAGFTDVTVLTQQTQFAGITLIKTSGQHGSDAAMAKLGDRLGEVCGVILQHPDEKTLYLAGDTVWNAHVADALRKYAPGVIVLNCGDAQIIGIGSIIMGKQDVHEVCKAAPEATIIASHMEAMNHAVLSRKELRDFLKENGMIQRVLVPEDGETCEL from the coding sequence ATGAAATTCATACAAGTTCGCAATGCGACGGCGAAGCTTGAATATGGCGGGAAGAGATTTCTGATCGACCCGGTTCTGTCCGAGAAAGGGGCGTACCCGCCCTTTGCGGGAACGGTCAACCAGCATCTGCGCAATCCGCTGGTGGACCTGCCGGTACCCGTGAAGACATTGCTCGACGTGGACGCCGTCATCGTCACCCATACCCACCTCGACCACTGGGACGAAGCGGCTAGAAACCTGATCCCGAAGACGATGACTATCTTCGCCCAGAACGAAAAAGATGCCGCCCTGCTTCGGGAGGCCGGCTTTACCGACGTCACCGTGCTCACGCAGCAAACGCAATTCGCCGGCATCACTCTCATAAAAACATCGGGGCAGCATGGCAGCGACGCTGCCATGGCGAAACTCGGTGATCGTTTGGGCGAGGTATGCGGAGTGATTCTCCAGCATCCCGACGAGAAAACCCTCTATCTCGCCGGCGATACCGTCTGGAACGCGCATGTGGCGGACGCGCTGCGGAAATACGCACCGGGCGTTATCGTTCTCAACTGCGGTGATGCCCAGATCATCGGGATTGGGTCCATCATCATGGGGAAGCAGGACGTTCATGAAGTTTGCAAAGCCGCGCCGGAGGCCACCATCATAGCGAGCCACATGGAGGCCATGAACCACGCCGTGCTGTCGAGAAAAGAATTGCGTGACTTCCTCAAGGAAAATGGCATGATACAGCGAGTGCTCGTGCCTGAGGACGGGGAGACCTGCGAGCTGTGA
- a CDS encoding lysozyme inhibitor LprI family protein: protein MTIITHLFVFLLLITPWEALAAGFDCTKAGTKLEKLICKDLELSAADDRVSLLFKEALKKSTDRDMLLQTQREWLKRRNAFIDREALLKIYNDRVIELQEPVWVPVRSVTSTCPQFLKRNDIDDISKCQVSESGRIGTEGNKTYLYTLYCIVPAESGETGNCTPDSYYGKRGLSVYVQDGPSQPLKLFLDRGSSDIGLREYEKPELLRNQFGKILYVPIRLDGTGNFNESDYYIWDEGAKRWSYLDSNRWLDDLEKYLPRGTHVLSGVWPDLKSMTAEVLLYRKNDPNCCPSGGTAFVTLSIEKGRFNIRSVKVTKDVK, encoded by the coding sequence ATGACGATCATTACACACCTGTTCGTGTTTCTGCTACTAATAACACCTTGGGAAGCATTGGCTGCTGGGTTCGACTGCACCAAGGCTGGAACCAAATTGGAGAAGCTCATCTGCAAGGATCTCGAATTGTCTGCTGCTGACGATCGGGTTTCCCTGCTCTTTAAAGAAGCCTTAAAGAAGAGCACGGATAGAGACATGCTTCTACAAACTCAACGTGAGTGGCTGAAAAGACGAAATGCCTTTATTGATAGAGAAGCCTTGCTCAAAATCTATAATGATCGCGTGATAGAGCTTCAGGAGCCTGTTTGGGTGCCTGTCCGCTCTGTTACCTCGACCTGCCCGCAGTTTCTTAAGCGAAATGACATCGACGATATCTCTAAATGTCAGGTTTCAGAATCCGGCAGAATTGGCACTGAAGGTAACAAGACCTATCTTTACACCCTTTACTGCATAGTTCCTGCTGAGTCAGGTGAAACAGGGAATTGCACGCCAGACTCCTATTATGGCAAAAGAGGCTTATCAGTATATGTCCAAGATGGACCATCACAACCATTGAAACTGTTCCTTGATCGCGGCTCATCCGACATAGGTTTGCGCGAATACGAGAAGCCGGAATTACTTCGGAACCAGTTCGGGAAAATCCTATACGTCCCAATCAGGCTTGATGGAACCGGTAATTTCAATGAAAGTGACTACTACATATGGGACGAAGGGGCTAAAAGGTGGAGCTACCTGGATTCGAATCGATGGCTTGATGATCTCGAAAAATATCTGCCCCGTGGCACTCATGTCTTGAGCGGAGTTTGGCCTGATCTAAAAAGCATGACTGCAGAGGTACTTCTCTACCGGAAAAACGATCCAAACTGCTGTCCATCCGGAGGGACGGCTTTCGTGACCCTATCGATAGAAAAAGGTCGCTTCAATATCCGATCCGTCAAAGTAACGAAAGATGTGAAGTAG
- a CDS encoding SPFH domain-containing protein: MSDPVNLFTWLGNHYLYLLAFAALVILLWNSVVIVGGNEIALIERRWFGSKMPQGRVVALGNEVGIQARTLGPGLHFLIPFIYKATKSVFTEILENEIGLIESVDGTSIPSGRIFAAVVPGHNSFQDGEAFIRNGGQKGPQIEILPPGKYRINPYLFKLTKGNVTEIKDFEIGIVESVDGVAIPEGRIFAQAVEGHASFQNGEAFINNGGQKGPQIEIIPPGNYRINPYLFKVTKSSATKIGDGEIGLVESADGSAIPAGRIFATVVSGHNSFQSGQDFIMNGGQKGPQTEILPPGVYRIHPNLFKVTKAEAVIIAKGEVGMVTAQDGAPIPMGRLLAQSVPGHSNFENGEAFLKNGGQKGPQIDVLLPGTYRINLNLFNIQVDSAAVVEANKIGLVTALDGIPLPEREYVASPITGHNDYQDGSAFLLKHGQRGPQLDVLRPGTYYINPLMFSVAIDDVAVVERGQVGVIVSNVGEDPTEEMKKRLGSSQTGASEEEGKEKYVVPKGFRGIQEEVAGPGRYYLNRRAFMAYIIDTTNITIDWDDQEDTRFDQLTVISKDGFPIQVSVKVVIRVRPDQAPYMVAKVGSIDNLIQHVIHPMIDSSFRNQASTASAMNFLQSRSEEQAKAESRARIDLEKYHVECVSVLICQIKLPEDLMQTQTKRIIAEQQQEMYKMEQKSQAERTEMEKMRATADQQPTLVASEIAVKVATQKKAEMITLAEGNAESKALEGAGEGKRLKAIGDGEASKIAAIGEATAQAYNKQQEAIGEEAIKQIKIVELIAAAIQEGKIKIVPDVLVTGGGNAGDGLMGQLSRLLPGVDLTALVNKQAALPKA, encoded by the coding sequence ATGTCAGATCCCGTAAATCTCTTCACTTGGCTTGGTAATCACTATCTCTACCTTCTCGCCTTCGCCGCTCTCGTCATTTTGCTCTGGAACTCAGTGGTGATCGTCGGCGGCAACGAGATCGCCCTCATCGAACGGCGCTGGTTCGGCAGCAAGATGCCCCAGGGGCGGGTCGTGGCCCTTGGGAATGAAGTCGGCATCCAGGCCCGCACCCTCGGCCCGGGACTGCACTTCCTTATCCCCTTCATCTACAAGGCAACCAAAAGCGTCTTCACCGAGATCCTCGAGAACGAGATCGGCCTGATCGAATCCGTCGACGGTACATCCATCCCGTCCGGGCGCATCTTCGCCGCCGTCGTACCAGGTCACAACTCATTCCAGGACGGTGAAGCCTTCATCAGAAACGGCGGCCAGAAGGGGCCTCAGATCGAGATACTTCCTCCGGGCAAATACCGCATCAACCCCTATCTCTTCAAGCTGACCAAGGGGAACGTCACGGAGATCAAGGACTTCGAGATCGGCATCGTCGAGTCCGTGGACGGCGTCGCCATCCCGGAGGGGCGCATCTTCGCACAGGCCGTGGAAGGTCATGCGTCCTTCCAGAACGGCGAGGCGTTCATCAACAACGGCGGGCAGAAAGGGCCGCAGATCGAGATCATCCCTCCCGGCAACTACCGCATCAACCCGTATCTCTTCAAGGTCACCAAGAGCTCCGCTACCAAGATCGGTGACGGTGAGATCGGCCTGGTGGAATCGGCCGACGGTTCGGCCATCCCGGCCGGCCGCATCTTCGCCACCGTGGTCTCGGGCCACAACTCCTTCCAGTCCGGTCAGGATTTCATCATGAACGGCGGCCAGAAGGGGCCCCAGACCGAGATCCTGCCGCCGGGCGTGTACCGTATCCATCCCAACCTCTTCAAAGTGACCAAGGCCGAGGCCGTGATCATCGCGAAAGGGGAGGTGGGCATGGTCACGGCCCAGGATGGCGCTCCCATTCCTATGGGGCGTCTGTTGGCCCAGAGCGTACCGGGACACTCTAACTTCGAGAACGGCGAAGCCTTCCTCAAGAATGGCGGGCAGAAGGGGCCGCAGATCGACGTGCTGCTCCCCGGTACCTACCGCATCAACCTGAACCTGTTCAACATCCAGGTCGATTCGGCCGCAGTAGTCGAGGCGAACAAGATCGGTCTCGTCACCGCCCTGGACGGCATCCCGCTCCCCGAGCGCGAGTACGTGGCATCGCCGATCACCGGCCATAACGACTACCAGGACGGCTCGGCCTTCCTGTTGAAGCACGGCCAGCGCGGACCGCAGCTCGACGTACTGCGCCCGGGCACCTATTACATCAACCCTCTCATGTTCAGCGTCGCCATCGACGACGTGGCCGTGGTCGAGCGCGGGCAGGTCGGCGTCATCGTTTCCAACGTCGGCGAGGACCCCACCGAAGAGATGAAGAAACGTCTCGGCTCCTCCCAGACCGGCGCCTCGGAAGAAGAGGGGAAAGAGAAGTACGTCGTTCCCAAAGGATTCCGCGGTATCCAGGAAGAAGTAGCCGGCCCGGGACGTTACTACCTCAACCGTCGTGCCTTCATGGCCTACATCATCGACACCACCAACATCACCATCGACTGGGACGACCAGGAAGACACCCGCTTTGACCAGCTGACCGTCATCTCCAAGGACGGCTTCCCGATCCAGGTGTCCGTCAAAGTCGTCATCCGCGTGCGTCCCGACCAGGCGCCGTATATGGTGGCCAAGGTCGGCTCCATCGACAACCTGATCCAGCACGTCATCCATCCGATGATCGATTCCTCCTTCCGCAACCAGGCTTCCACCGCCTCGGCCATGAACTTCCTGCAGAGCCGTTCAGAGGAGCAGGCCAAGGCCGAGTCCCGCGCCCGGATCGACCTGGAGAAGTATCACGTCGAGTGTGTCTCGGTACTGATCTGCCAGATCAAGCTCCCCGAGGACCTAATGCAGACCCAGACCAAGAGGATCATCGCCGAGCAGCAGCAGGAGATGTACAAGATGGAGCAGAAGAGCCAGGCTGAGCGCACCGAGATGGAGAAGATGCGTGCCACCGCCGACCAGCAGCCGACGCTGGTTGCCTCGGAGATCGCCGTGAAGGTAGCGACCCAGAAGAAAGCCGAGATGATCACGCTCGCGGAAGGCAATGCCGAGTCCAAGGCGCTGGAAGGGGCTGGTGAAGGGAAACGGTTGAAGGCGATAGGCGATGGCGAGGCCTCCAAGATCGCCGCCATCGGCGAAGCGACAGCCCAGGCCTATAACAAGCAGCAGGAAGCCATCGGCGAAGAAGCCATCAAGCAGATCAAGATCGTCGAACTGATCGCCGCAGCCATCCAGGAAGGCAAGATCAAGATCGTCCCCGACGTCCTCGTAACCGGCGGCGGCAATGCAGGAGACGGTTTGATGGGCCAGTTGAGCCGTCTGTTACCCGGTGTAGACCTGACCGCGTTGGTGAACAAGCAGGCGGCGTTGCCGAAGGCGTAA
- a CDS encoding type II toxin-antitoxin system prevent-host-death family antitoxin translates to MTRLKHNPTPNYWRLQAAKARFSEVVKRAKAEGPQHVTVYGRDEVVVISTEDFRRLTGEITGDALIQAIQSSPYRDVDIEPSRITMPVRDVDL, encoded by the coding sequence ATGACACGACTTAAACACAATCCAACGCCGAATTATTGGCGATTGCAGGCTGCTAAGGCCCGCTTCAGCGAGGTCGTAAAGCGTGCCAAGGCAGAAGGGCCACAGCATGTTACCGTCTATGGGCGGGATGAAGTGGTTGTAATTTCCACGGAAGATTTCCGACGGCTCACCGGAGAGATTACGGGGGACGCTCTTATTCAGGCCATTCAATCGTCTCCCTACAGGGATGTCGATATCGAACCATCGCGTATCACGATGCCGGTTAGGGACGTCGACCTATGA
- the glk gene encoding glucokinase produces MLILAGDVGGTTTRLAYFDADPAGLTVLAQGQYKSAAHGSLVDILRHFALQHGIVAERACLGIAGPIIEGRVRTPNLPWTIESSELAQTLGIPEVRLINDLEANTYGIAALKQQDLFTLNAGNVNPQGTIAVVSAGTGLGESLAYWDGDTHRPLPSEAGHADFAARNDLETELLLYLQAKHGRVSYERVLSGPGLHDIYRFLRDKRYYNEQAAVVQAMATLDPPAVITRAALKGSCPMCVKAVDMFIAVYGAEAGNAALRFLATGGVYLGGGIAPKILDLLRGATFMVAFTAKGRLSPLVQSIPVYVILNEDTALLGAGRAAFYAR; encoded by the coding sequence ATGCTGATCCTGGCAGGAGACGTAGGCGGTACCACGACGCGGCTCGCGTATTTCGATGCTGATCCGGCGGGACTCACCGTGCTGGCCCAGGGGCAGTACAAAAGTGCCGCACATGGCAGCCTCGTCGACATCCTGCGCCATTTCGCCCTGCAGCACGGCATCGTCGCCGAGCGGGCCTGCCTCGGCATCGCCGGCCCCATCATCGAAGGGCGCGTCCGCACCCCAAATCTCCCCTGGACCATCGAGAGCTCCGAACTCGCCCAAACCCTCGGCATCCCCGAGGTGCGCCTCATCAACGACCTGGAAGCCAACACCTACGGGATCGCCGCCCTGAAGCAGCAGGATCTCTTCACCCTCAACGCAGGCAACGTCAACCCGCAGGGGACCATCGCCGTCGTCTCCGCCGGGACCGGTTTGGGGGAATCCCTAGCCTACTGGGACGGCGACACCCATCGCCCGCTCCCCTCCGAGGCAGGCCATGCCGATTTCGCGGCGCGCAACGACCTGGAAACGGAGTTGCTGCTGTACCTGCAGGCGAAACACGGCAGGGTCAGTTACGAGCGGGTGCTCTCCGGGCCGGGCTTGCACGACATCTACCGTTTCCTGCGCGACAAGCGTTACTACAACGAGCAGGCCGCAGTGGTTCAGGCCATGGCGACCCTGGACCCGCCCGCGGTCATCACCAGGGCGGCCCTCAAGGGGAGCTGTCCCATGTGCGTCAAGGCCGTGGACATGTTCATCGCCGTGTACGGTGCCGAGGCGGGCAACGCGGCCCTCAGATTTCTTGCCACCGGCGGGGTCTATCTGGGGGGGGGCATCGCACCGAAGATCCTGGACCTGCTCAGGGGGGCCACCTTCATGGTCGCCTTCACCGCGAAGGGGAGGCTGAGCCCGCTGGTGCAGTCCATTCCGGTGTACGTCATTCTCAACGAGGACACTGCGCTTCTAGGTGCGGGGCGTGCTGCTTTTTACGCCCGCTGA
- a CDS encoding MucR family transcriptional regulator, producing the protein MATLVEIAAQLVSSHASSTPMTSDELLAEIAKVHAALKNLEAGQAIEGVEEARPSVSVKEAFKKNEVVCLICGKGGFKTLARHLSTAHGMKPGAYKKQYGISSKQALSAKSYSEARRKMAQDRGLADNLAKAREVRMANIEAKKEGAAKPVKAAKAAVAAKPAKAPAAAKTAKAPKAPKAAKAPKAAPKAKK; encoded by the coding sequence ATGGCGACATTAGTAGAAATAGCCGCACAACTCGTCTCATCGCACGCCTCCAGCACGCCGATGACGTCGGACGAGCTTCTTGCGGAAATAGCCAAGGTTCACGCAGCACTTAAAAACCTCGAGGCCGGACAGGCTATCGAAGGAGTAGAGGAGGCGCGTCCTTCTGTTTCTGTCAAAGAGGCTTTCAAGAAGAATGAAGTAGTGTGTCTCATCTGCGGCAAGGGGGGCTTCAAGACCCTGGCCCGTCACCTGAGCACCGCTCACGGGATGAAGCCGGGCGCCTACAAGAAGCAGTACGGCATCTCCAGCAAGCAGGCGCTGTCCGCGAAGAGCTACTCCGAGGCGCGTCGCAAGATGGCCCAGGACCGCGGTCTCGCCGACAACCTTGCCAAGGCCCGTGAAGTACGCATGGCCAACATCGAGGCCAAGAAAGAGGGCGCAGCCAAACCGGTGAAGGCAGCCAAAGCAGCCGTCGCAGCCAAACCGGCCAAAGCACCGGCTGCCGCAAAGACCGCCAAGGCGCCCAAGGCACCGAAGGCCGCTAAGGCTCCGAAGGCCGCACCCAAGGCAAAGAAGTAA
- a CDS encoding FKBP-type peptidyl-prolyl cis-trans isomerase: protein MSRLLIVALVALFALPAYAADENKAEDQKTFYAIGQIMSRNLAVFDMSQDEIDQVLKGLKDGASGKTPTFDAESYKTKIQQLVTARRTAQGEKLTAKTKDFVDKAAKEQGAVKTPSGLIYRSLKEGTGASPTATDKVKVNYRGTFVDGKEFDSSYTSGRPAEFPLNQVVKCWTEGVQKMKVGGKAQLVCPPDLAYGERGSGPVPANATLVFEVELLDIVK from the coding sequence ATGAGCAGACTTTTGATTGTTGCATTGGTAGCGCTTTTCGCACTTCCGGCCTATGCCGCCGACGAGAACAAAGCAGAAGATCAGAAGACCTTCTATGCCATCGGGCAGATAATGTCCCGCAACCTGGCCGTGTTCGACATGTCCCAGGATGAGATCGACCAGGTGCTGAAAGGTCTGAAGGATGGTGCCAGCGGCAAAACCCCGACTTTCGACGCCGAGTCATACAAGACGAAGATCCAGCAGCTGGTGACGGCGCGCCGCACCGCCCAGGGGGAGAAGCTTACCGCCAAAACAAAGGATTTCGTCGACAAGGCCGCCAAGGAGCAGGGCGCCGTCAAGACTCCTTCCGGCCTCATCTACCGCTCTCTCAAGGAAGGAACCGGTGCCAGCCCGACTGCCACCGATAAGGTGAAGGTGAACTACCGCGGCACCTTCGTTGACGGCAAGGAATTCGACAGCTCCTACACCTCCGGCCGTCCGGCCGAGTTCCCGCTGAACCAGGTGGTCAAGTGCTGGACCGAAGGGGTCCAGAAGATGAAGGTTGGCGGCAAGGCTCAGCTTGTCTGTCCTCCCGACCTTGCCTACGGTGAGCGCGGTTCCGGGCCGGTTCCGGCAAACGCGACACTGGTATTCGAAGTCGAGCTTCTGGATATCGTGAAGTAG
- a CDS encoding methyl-accepting chemotaxis protein, protein MSSKMATGFSLVLLLTFGTGIFSVIQLGRVYSSAHEMEVNWTPSIVAISNMNMITSDLRVAELQHIMSTSKQEMDSWEKEIADCIKAYRKNEATYKPLISSKEETELYGRIEALFQQYLAENQKLIELSRANRNDEAKALIRGKSQKLFTEFSDLLTKDVDLNVKGGLTETKHGAQLYQSARIWIFGALLASVALAACLGVVITRAVTKPLGGEPHEVAGIAKRVADGDLTVTVPSTGNDGSIMAAMKIMVENLRQLVTQAVDISAGIASASNELHATAEQIATGAEEVAAQTGSVATASEQMASTSNDISRNCSAAAEVSRETADAAQEGSAIVTDTINGMNAIARSVTESSNTVAALGERSEQIGQIVGTIEDIADQTNLLALNAAIEAARAGDQGRGFAVVADEVRALAVRTTAATREIGEMIKAIQKDTTAAVRAMNEGVQEVEHGVACSHKSGQALEGIMSRVNQMTMQIEQIATAAQEQTATTDEVTSNIHQVTGIVQHSARGAEETAAAASQLSEQAQHLQNLVAKFKVA, encoded by the coding sequence GTGTCCAGCAAAATGGCGACCGGGTTTTCTCTGGTCCTTCTTCTCACCTTCGGCACGGGAATATTCTCCGTGATACAGCTGGGCCGGGTCTACAGCTCCGCCCATGAAATGGAGGTGAACTGGACGCCGAGCATCGTGGCTATCAGCAATATGAACATGATCACCTCCGACCTGCGTGTAGCGGAACTGCAACACATCATGTCGACGTCCAAGCAGGAAATGGACTCATGGGAAAAGGAAATAGCGGACTGCATCAAGGCTTACCGGAAAAACGAGGCCACTTATAAGCCGCTGATTTCGTCCAAGGAAGAAACGGAACTCTACGGCCGCATCGAAGCCCTGTTCCAGCAGTACCTGGCGGAAAACCAGAAGCTGATCGAGCTGTCCCGGGCCAACAGGAACGACGAAGCAAAGGCGCTCATCAGGGGCAAGTCCCAGAAACTCTTCACAGAATTTTCCGACCTGCTGACAAAAGACGTCGACCTCAACGTGAAAGGCGGGCTTACCGAGACGAAACACGGGGCCCAGTTGTATCAATCGGCCCGCATCTGGATCTTTGGCGCCCTGCTCGCCAGCGTGGCCCTGGCGGCGTGTCTCGGCGTGGTCATCACCCGCGCGGTCACGAAACCGCTGGGGGGCGAGCCCCACGAGGTGGCCGGCATCGCGAAACGGGTGGCGGACGGCGACCTGACCGTTACGGTACCTAGCACGGGGAACGACGGCAGCATCATGGCTGCGATGAAAATCATGGTCGAGAACCTGCGGCAACTGGTCACCCAGGCGGTCGACATCTCCGCCGGCATCGCATCCGCTTCCAACGAACTGCACGCGACGGCGGAACAGATCGCGACCGGCGCCGAAGAGGTCGCGGCCCAGACCGGCAGCGTCGCTACGGCGAGCGAACAGATGGCCAGCACCAGCAACGACATTTCGCGCAACTGTTCGGCGGCAGCCGAGGTCTCCAGAGAGACAGCGGATGCGGCACAAGAGGGTTCGGCAATCGTCACCGATACCATCAACGGCATGAACGCCATCGCCAGAAGCGTCACCGAGAGCTCCAATACTGTGGCGGCCCTGGGCGAGCGCTCCGAGCAGATCGGCCAGATCGTGGGCACCATCGAGGACATCGCGGACCAGACCAACCTCCTGGCCCTCAACGCGGCCATCGAGGCGGCTCGCGCGGGCGACCAGGGACGCGGCTTTGCGGTGGTCGCCGACGAGGTCAGGGCCCTGGCGGTGCGTACCACGGCGGCCACCCGCGAGATCGGCGAGATGATCAAGGCGATCCAGAAGGACACTACGGCCGCGGTACGGGCCATGAACGAAGGGGTCCAGGAGGTCGAACACGGCGTGGCCTGTTCGCACAAATCGGGGCAAGCACTGGAGGGCATCATGAGCCGGGTGAACCAGATGACCATGCAGATCGAACAGATCGCTACCGCAGCCCAGGAACAGACCGCGACCACCGACGAGGTGACCAGCAATATACACCAGGTCACGGGCATCGTGCAGCACTCGGCCCGCGGCGCTGAGGAGACGGCGGCTGCCGCATCGCAGCTTTCCGAACAGGCCCAGCACCTGCAGAACCTGGTGGCGAAATTCAAGGTCGCCTGA
- a CDS encoding suppressor of fused domain protein, protein MLGKIISLFKKRDEKEIERLEEDWFNKKSDVMAAVLGREHDMVLHSIIPYEIGGALDLYYYPNGIAGTAIATKEVSPACSKGSSNDAFKKYELVMFTRHLMSDDDLEADQGDDISPFKKAMRNISSILNPVARYSSEATLNPKETCEFPEDFDDIGGKCLIFDNYGEVPVSQEGFGVMAVIEIYKSEMQYAMEQGGEMLLSKLKAQGHYPYSDLDREPVV, encoded by the coding sequence ATGCTGGGTAAGATAATTTCGCTATTCAAAAAGCGGGATGAAAAGGAAATTGAAAGACTGGAAGAGGATTGGTTCAACAAGAAAAGTGATGTGATGGCAGCCGTACTTGGGAGGGAGCACGACATGGTGCTGCATTCCATTATCCCATACGAAATCGGCGGAGCATTGGATCTCTACTACTATCCAAACGGTATTGCCGGTACCGCTATCGCAACCAAAGAAGTATCACCTGCTTGTTCCAAAGGTTCTTCAAACGATGCATTCAAGAAGTACGAACTGGTGATGTTCACCAGGCATCTTATGTCTGATGATGACTTGGAAGCTGACCAGGGCGATGACATCAGTCCCTTCAAGAAAGCAATGCGCAATATAAGCTCTATCTTGAACCCCGTCGCCCGATACAGCTCCGAGGCGACTCTCAATCCGAAAGAGACGTGCGAATTTCCCGAGGATTTCGATGACATCGGCGGCAAGTGTCTAATCTTTGATAATTATGGTGAAGTGCCGGTTTCTCAAGAGGGATTTGGAGTGATGGCGGTCATTGAGATTTACAAGAGCGAGATGCAGTACGCCATGGAGCAAGGTGGCGAGATGCTGCTTTCGAAACTAAAAGCACAGGGGCACTACCCGTATTCAGACTTGGACAGGGAGCCCGTGGTATAG